The stretch of DNA ATCACCTCGCTGGTGGGCATGTTCCTCGCCACCCGCGCCGGGGTACCGTGGCCGGTGCTGATTTTCGGCAACCTGGGGATCGCGCTGTGTGCCGGCGGCGCGGCGGCGGTCAACCATGTGGTGGACCGGCGCATCGATGCGCTGATGGCGCGTACCCATAAGCGCCCGCTGGCGGAAGGGCGCGTATCGCCTGTGGCGGCGCTTGTTTTTGCGATGGTGCTGGCGGTGGCCGGGCTGGCGCTGTTGCTGGCGTTTACCAATCCGCTGGCCGCCTGGCTGACCCTGGCTTCACTGTTGGGCTACGCCGTGATCTACACCGGTTTTCTCAAGCGTGCGACGCCGCAGAACATCGTCATCGGTGGGCTGGCTGGCGCCGCGCCGCCGTTGCTGGGTTGGGTTGCCGTCACTGGCCACGTCAGCGCCGAGCCGTTGCTGCTGGTGCTGATCATCTTTGCCTGGACCCCGCCGCACTTCTGGGCCCTGGCGATTCACCGCAAGGAGGAATACGCCAAGGCCGACATCCCGATGCTGCCCGTGACTCACGGCGAGCACTACACCAAGGTGCATATCCTGCTCTACACCTTCGCCTTGCTGGCGGTCAGCCTGATGCCCTATGTCATCCACATGAGCGGCATGCTGTACCTGGTGTGCGCACTGGTTCTGGGCGGGCGCTTTCTGCAATGGGCCTGGGTGCTGTACCGTGGCAGTCGGCCGCACGCGGCGATCAACACCTTCAAGTACTCTATCGGGTACCTGTTCATGCTGTTTATCGCCCTGCTCGTAGACCATTACCTATTGTTGAACCTATGACTCGAACTCAAAAAACTGTCTTCATTCTGGTGGCCATTGTCGCGTTGATCATGGGCCTGACCGTCAACAAAGTACTGAGTGGCAAAGGCCAGGGCGACCCAACGGCCTTGATCGATGCGGGCATCATCCTGCTGCCGCAAAGCCGCCAGTTGCCACCGGTGACCATGACCAACCAGGACGGCCAGCCGGTGGTGGTCAACGAGCTGAAAGGCAAGTGGAGCGTGCTGTTCTTCGGCTACACCTTCTGCCCGGACATCTGTCCGACCACCCTCGCCCAGCTGCGGCAGATCAAGAGCGAGCTGCCCAAAGACGTTGTGGATAAGTTGCAGGTGATTTTGGTCAGCGTTGACCCGAACCGCGATACACCGGCGCAGCTCAAGCAGTACCTGGGCTACTTCGATCCACAGTTCGAGGGCTTGACCGGTGCGAATGTGGACGATGTGCAGAAGGTTTCGAATGCGGTGAGCATTCCGTTTATTCCGGCAGACACCAGCAAGCCCAACTACACCGTCGACCACAGCGGCAACCTTGCGCTGATCGGGCCGGATGGAACGCAACGCGGGTTTATCCGGGCGCCGTTGAACAACCAGAAGCTGGTAGCGCAGTTCCCGGGGTTGTTGCAGCGTAAATAAGCCTGCCGACCATTTTCTGAGCGACACAAATCAAATGTGGGAGCGGGCTTGCTCGCGAAGGCGGTGTGTCAGTCAACAGAAGATGTATCGACTGAACCACCGCCTTCGCGAGCAAGCCCGCTCCCACATTGGTTTGGATCGTTCCCACGCTCTGCGTGGGAATGCCGCACTGGACGCTCTGCGTCCGCTTTTTCGATCGGGGTTTCGGCCTTGGATCAGAACGCCGGCAGGATCGCGCCTTTGTACTTCTCAAGAATGAACGCTTTCACTTCCGGGGTGTGCAGGGCTGCTACCAGCTTCTTCACCGCGTTCGAATCCTTGTTGTCTTCGCGGGTCACCAGGATGTTCACGTAAGGCGAGTCGTTGCCTTCGATCACCAGTGCGTCCTTGGACGGGTCCAGCTTGGCTTCCAGGGCGTAGTTGGTGTTGATCAGCGCCAGGTCGACCTGGGTCAGCACGCGCGGCAGGGTGGCGGCTTCCAGTTCGCGGAATTTCAGGCCTTTCGGGTTTTCAGTGATGTCCTTGATGGTCGACAGGATGTTGGTCGGGTCCTTCAGGGTGATCAGGTTGTGCTTGGCCAGCAGCAACAGCGCACGGCCGCCGTTGGTGGCGTCGTTCGGGATCACGACGTTGGCGCCGCTTGGCAGGTCTTCCAGCTTCTTGTACTTGCTGGAGTAGGCGCCCAGAGGCTCCAGGTGCACAGCGCCAACGCTCACCAGGTGAGTGCCCTTGGCTTTGTTGAACTCATCCAGGTACGGCTGGTGCTGGAAGAAGTTGGCGTCCAGGCGCTTTTCGGCTACCTGTACGTTTGGCTGAACGTAGTCGGTGAAGACTTTGACCTGCAGGTCCACGCCTTCCTTGGCCAGAGCCGGCTTCACGAATTCGAGGATTTCAGCGTGCGGCACCGGGGACGCGGCCACGGTGAGGGTTTCGGCGGCGTGGGCGGAGAACGCGGCAACGGCGGCGAAAGCAACCAGTAGTTTTTTCATTCAACAAGCTCCTTGTTCGGGAATTGGCCGGCTTAACGCCGGCAATAGCCGTTATTTTCGAGAAAAGTGCACCACCAGCTTGTCGCCGACGGTTTGCAGAATTTGTACCAGGATCAGCAGCAGCACCACGGTGACCACCATCACGTCGGTCTGGAAGCGCTGATAACCGAAACGGATCGCCAGGTCACCCAGGCCACCGGCACCCACTACACCGGCCATGGCCGTGTAGGAAACCAGTGTAATCGCCGTCACCGTAATCGCCGCGAAGATGCCGGGGCGGGCTTCGGGCAGCAACGCGTTGGTAATGATCTGGCGAGTGGTCGCGCCCATGGCCTGGGTCGCTTCGATAATCCCGCGGTCCACTTCACGCAGCGCGGTTTCCACCAGGCGCGCAAAGAACGGCGTTGCACCCACCACCAGTGGCGGAATTGCACCGGCAACACCCAGCGAGGTGCCGGTGATCAGCACCGTGAACGGGATCATTACGATCAACAGGATAATGAACGGCAGCGAACGCAGGATGTTCACCACCAGCGACAACAGCGCATAAACATTCTTTTGTTCGAACAGCTGACGCGGGCTGCACAGGAACAGCAGCACGCCCAACGGCAAGCCCAGCAATACGGTGAACAGCAGCGAGCCGAACAGCATGGTCATGGTGTCGCCGGTGGCGAGCAGGATTTCCGACCAGTCGATGTTCGAGAAAAAGCTCAAGAGGATTTCCATTAGCGCAGCACCTCCATATGGACGTCTGCCGCGGTGAAGGCGGCGAAGGCGGCCTCCATGTCACCGCCGGTGACTGCGAGGGTCAGTTGCCCGTAGGGAATGTCTTTGATGCGGTCGATACGACCGGCGAGGATGCTGTAGTCCACACCCGTGTCGCGGGCGACGGTACCCAGCAGCGGCGCGTAGGTCGCTTCGCCCTGGAACGTCAGGCGCACGATGCGCCCCGGTACATGGGCGAAGTCATCACGCTGTTCGCCTTCGTCGACTTGCTCGGATTCCTGCACGAAGCGCTTGGTGGTCGGGTGCTTGGGGTGCAGGAATACGTCGGCGACGGTGCCTTGCTCGACGATCACGCCGGCGTCCATCACGGCCACGTGGTCGCACACGCGGCGGATCACGTCCATTTCATGAGTGATCAGCACGATAGTCAGCTTCAGCTCGCGGTTGATCTCGGCCAGCAGTTGCAGGACCGAGGCCGTGGTCTGCGGGTCGAGGGCGCTGGTGGCTTCGTCGCACAGCAGGATTTTCGGCTTGGTGGCCAGGGCGCGGGCGATGCCGACGCGCTGCTTCTGGCCGCCAGACAACTGCGCCGGGTACTTCTTGGCATGGTCGGACAGGCCGACCCGCGCCAGCAATTCGGCCACGCGCAGGTCGATTTCCTTGCGGGAAAGTTCGCCCGCGAGAGTCAGCGGCAGCGCCACGTTGTCGGCAACGGTCTTGGATGCCAGCAGGTTGAAGTGCTGGAAGATCATCCCGACCTGTTGCCGGAAACGGCGCAGGCCGTTGGCGTCGAGGGCGGTGACTTCTTCGTCATCGACCTTGATCTGGCCGCCGCTGGGTTGCTCCAGGCGGTTGATCAGACGCAGCAAAGTACTTTTTCCCGCACCGGAATGGCCGATCAGACCAAACACCTGGCCATTTTCGACGCGCAGGTTGGTGGGATGCAGCGCGGGGATATCCTTACCGGCGACCCGGTAGGTTTTATGGACGTTATGAAACTCGATCACGTAGCGAACCTTGTGGGGCGCATTAAAAAGGGATCAGCGGTTAGCCGGGCGCGCATTTTAGCCTGTCCGTATAGCGTTTCTTAGCATTTATTTCTCATCCGACCAGCGATTTGGCAATAACGCGATCAAAGGTCATAAAAAAGGAACGGTACAAAACCGTGTCAGTCACTACATAAGCAACTCGAAACTCCCAGGTGCCGTGCCTGGGGTTTTGCTCAAGAAGAGCCGGGGATCGCTCTGGCCTACGCAAACGAGGAGTTTTTGTCTGATGAGTACTAAAAAGCCAGTTACCCCGCCCAAGAGCGAACTTGCGGGCACCGACACTCTGGACCGTGGCAACACCAACGCCAAGCTGCAAAGCCTGGAAACATTCCGCTCCGACGCGACGGGCCAGGCGCTGCGCACCAACCAGGGCGTGAAGGTTTCCGATAACCAGAACAGCTTGAAGGTCGGCTCCCGTGGTCCTTCGCTGCTGGAAGACTTCATCATGCGTGAAAAAATCACGCACTTTGACCATGAGCGCATCCCGGAACGTATCGTTCATGCCCGGGGTACCGGTGCCCATGGTTATTTCCAGACCTATGAAAACCATTCGGCGCTGACCAAGGCCGGGTTCCTGCGTAACCCGGAACATAAAACCCCGGTATTTGCGCGCTTCTCCACGGTTCAGGGGCCTCGCGGTTCCGGCGATACCGTGCGTGACGTGCGTGGTTTTGCCGTGAAGTTCTTCACCGACGAAGGCAACTTCGACCTGGTGGGCAACAACATGCCGGTGTTTTTCATTCAGGATGCGATCAAGTTTCCTGACTTCGTGCATGCGGTAAAACCTGAGCCCCACAACGAGATTCCTACCGGCGGCTCGGCCCACGATACGTTCTGGGATTTTGTCTCGCTGCAGCCGGAGTCGGCGCACATGGTGATCTGGGCCATGTCTGACCGGGCGATCCCGAAAAGCCTGCGAACCATGCAGGGGTTTGGCGTGCACACCTTCCGCCTGGTGAACGCCGAGGGCAAATCCAACTTCGTCAAATTCCACTGGCGGCCTACCGTCGGCACCTGCTCCCTGGTGTGGGACGAGGCGCAGAAGCTGGCGGGCAAAGACACCGACTTCCACCGTCGTGACCTGTGGGAATCCATTGAAAGTGGCGATTACCCGGAGTGGGAATTGGGCGTGCAGATCATCGCCGAAGAGGACGAGCATAAGTTCGACTTCGATATTCTCGACCCGACCAAGCTGATCCCCGAAGAGCTGGTGCCGATCACGCCGTTGGGCAAGATGGTGCTCAACCGCAACCCGGACAACTACTTTGCCGAGACCGAGCAAGTGGCGTTCTGCCCGGGGCATATCGTGCCGGGTATCGACTTCTCCAATGACCCGCTGCTGCAAGGCCGTCTGTTTTCCTACACCGATACGCAGATCAGCCGACTCGGCGGGCCGAACTTTCACGAGTTGCCGATCAACCGTCCGGTAGCGCCGTTCCATAACGGCCAGCGCGATGCCATGCACCGCACCACCATCGACAAGGGCCGCGCGTCCTACGAGCCGAACTCGATTGATGGCGGCTGGCCGAAAGAAACTCCGCCTGCGGCGCAGGACGGTGGTTTTGAGACGTATCCGGAGCGCATTGATGCCCACAAGATCCGAGAGCGCAGCGAGTCGTTCGGTGATCACTTCTCCCAGGCGCGCTTGTTTTTCCGCAGCATGAGCAAGCACGAGCAGGAGCACATCATCGCCGCCTACAGTTTTGAACTGGGCAAGGTGGAGCGTGAGTTTATTCGCGCTCGCCAGGTGAACGAGATCCTCGCCAACATCGACTTGGAACTGGCCAAGCGTGTGGCGCAGAACCTGGGCTTGCCAGCACCGACTAAAGGTACGGTGCCAGAGCGCAAGACGTCTCCGGAACGCTCGCCAGCGTTGAGCCAGGCCAATTTGCTGTCGGGTGATATCAAGACCCGCAAGGTGGCGATTCTGGCGGCGAACGGTGTTGATGGTGCGGCGATTGATGCCTTGAAGAAGGCGCTTGAGGCTGCAGGTGCGCATGCGAAGTTGCTGGGGCCTACCTCGGCGCCGGTAACGACGGCGGATGGCAAGAGCCTGCCGGTGGATGCTTCCATGGAAGGCTTGCCTTCGGTGGCGTTGGATGCGGTGTTTGTGCCGGGTGGCGCCAAGTCGGTTCAGGCGTTGAGCGCTGATGGTGTGGCGTTGCATTACCTGCTGGAGGCGTACAAGCACTTGAAAGCGATTGCCCTGGCCGGTGAGGCGAAGCAGCTGCTGGATGTGCTGAAGCTTGAGGCGGATGCGGGCTTGATTGTGGGCGGCGATGCGAAGGCGTTTAAGGCGTTCTTTGCGGCGATTGCCCAGCATCGGGTCTGGGATCGGGAGCCGAAGGCTAAAGCTGTTCCGGCTTAAGGTATCGGTCGTTTGTTAGATCGCCTTCGCGAGCAAGCCCGCTCCCACATTCGACCGCATTCCAAAGTTGGAACTCGGTTAAATGTGGGAGCGGGCTTGCTCGCGAATGGCGTTATTCAGTCTTACGCGGAATCAGCACGACCTGCGCCGGAACCTTCTTCAGGATCTGCCGGTGAATCTTCAGGTCATACCCCGAATCGATGCGCTTCACCCGTTTGGTCAGCAACGTGGCCAGCCATGGGTAATCTTCGGTGCGCGGCGCCTGGATGCTCACATCGCACTGGTAATTCACCACATCGGTGGCGATCTCATCCAGTTGATGGCGCAGCGCCTCGATATCGGTGAGGTTCAGCGCAACCGTAGTGCTTGGCGCTGCCGGGTCGATGACCTTGGCCGGCGGCTTGGCTTCGGCGGCTTTCAGGGCGGCCTCGGCTTTGTCCAGCTCGACTTTACGGGCATGGGCGATCGCACTGTTGACGCCACCGGTCAGCGCCGGAGCCTTGGGC from Pseudomonas sp. NC02 encodes:
- the cyoE gene encoding heme o synthase codes for the protein MATLISERHSQAIWRDYLELTKPKVVVLMLITSLVGMFLATRAGVPWPVLIFGNLGIALCAGGAAAVNHVVDRRIDALMARTHKRPLAEGRVSPVAALVFAMVLAVAGLALLLAFTNPLAAWLTLASLLGYAVIYTGFLKRATPQNIVIGGLAGAAPPLLGWVAVTGHVSAEPLLLVLIIFAWTPPHFWALAIHRKEEYAKADIPMLPVTHGEHYTKVHILLYTFALLAVSLMPYVIHMSGMLYLVCALVLGGRFLQWAWVLYRGSRPHAAINTFKYSIGYLFMLFIALLVDHYLLLNL
- a CDS encoding SCO family protein, whose product is MTRTQKTVFILVAIVALIMGLTVNKVLSGKGQGDPTALIDAGIILLPQSRQLPPVTMTNQDGQPVVVNELKGKWSVLFFGYTFCPDICPTTLAQLRQIKSELPKDVVDKLQVILVSVDPNRDTPAQLKQYLGYFDPQFEGLTGANVDDVQKVSNAVSIPFIPADTSKPNYTVDHSGNLALIGPDGTQRGFIRAPLNNQKLVAQFPGLLQRK
- a CDS encoding MetQ/NlpA family ABC transporter substrate-binding protein, giving the protein MKKLLVAFAAVAAFSAHAAETLTVAASPVPHAEILEFVKPALAKEGVDLQVKVFTDYVQPNVQVAEKRLDANFFQHQPYLDEFNKAKGTHLVSVGAVHLEPLGAYSSKYKKLEDLPSGANVVIPNDATNGGRALLLLAKHNLITLKDPTNILSTIKDITENPKGLKFRELEAATLPRVLTQVDLALINTNYALEAKLDPSKDALVIEGNDSPYVNILVTREDNKDSNAVKKLVAALHTPEVKAFILEKYKGAILPAF
- a CDS encoding methionine ABC transporter permease; amino-acid sequence: MEILLSFFSNIDWSEILLATGDTMTMLFGSLLFTVLLGLPLGVLLFLCSPRQLFEQKNVYALLSLVVNILRSLPFIILLIVMIPFTVLITGTSLGVAGAIPPLVVGATPFFARLVETALREVDRGIIEATQAMGATTRQIITNALLPEARPGIFAAITVTAITLVSYTAMAGVVGAGGLGDLAIRFGYQRFQTDVMVVTVVLLLILVQILQTVGDKLVVHFSRK
- a CDS encoding methionine ABC transporter ATP-binding protein, with protein sequence MIEFHNVHKTYRVAGKDIPALHPTNLRVENGQVFGLIGHSGAGKSTLLRLINRLEQPSGGQIKVDDEEVTALDANGLRRFRQQVGMIFQHFNLLASKTVADNVALPLTLAGELSRKEIDLRVAELLARVGLSDHAKKYPAQLSGGQKQRVGIARALATKPKILLCDEATSALDPQTTASVLQLLAEINRELKLTIVLITHEMDVIRRVCDHVAVMDAGVIVEQGTVADVFLHPKHPTTKRFVQESEQVDEGEQRDDFAHVPGRIVRLTFQGEATYAPLLGTVARDTGVDYSILAGRIDRIKDIPYGQLTLAVTGGDMEAAFAAFTAADVHMEVLR
- the katE gene encoding catalase HPII; this translates as MSTKKPVTPPKSELAGTDTLDRGNTNAKLQSLETFRSDATGQALRTNQGVKVSDNQNSLKVGSRGPSLLEDFIMREKITHFDHERIPERIVHARGTGAHGYFQTYENHSALTKAGFLRNPEHKTPVFARFSTVQGPRGSGDTVRDVRGFAVKFFTDEGNFDLVGNNMPVFFIQDAIKFPDFVHAVKPEPHNEIPTGGSAHDTFWDFVSLQPESAHMVIWAMSDRAIPKSLRTMQGFGVHTFRLVNAEGKSNFVKFHWRPTVGTCSLVWDEAQKLAGKDTDFHRRDLWESIESGDYPEWELGVQIIAEEDEHKFDFDILDPTKLIPEELVPITPLGKMVLNRNPDNYFAETEQVAFCPGHIVPGIDFSNDPLLQGRLFSYTDTQISRLGGPNFHELPINRPVAPFHNGQRDAMHRTTIDKGRASYEPNSIDGGWPKETPPAAQDGGFETYPERIDAHKIRERSESFGDHFSQARLFFRSMSKHEQEHIIAAYSFELGKVEREFIRARQVNEILANIDLELAKRVAQNLGLPAPTKGTVPERKTSPERSPALSQANLLSGDIKTRKVAILAANGVDGAAIDALKKALEAAGAHAKLLGPTSAPVTTADGKSLPVDASMEGLPSVALDAVFVPGGAKSVQALSADGVALHYLLEAYKHLKAIALAGEAKQLLDVLKLEADAGLIVGGDAKAFKAFFAAIAQHRVWDREPKAKAVPA
- a CDS encoding PA5502 family lipoprotein, producing the protein MKLFNARYLLLAAFSLLLGACQSTPPAAPQAPDARAAAIAQLEQNLASSELATAEDELAALQAQSPNDPALEPYQRQLAEAYLQRSQIVLQKGDVNAAATALSRARALMPKAPALTGGVNSAIAHARKVELDKAEAALKAAEAKPPAKVIDPAAPSTTVALNLTDIEALRHQLDEIATDVVNYQCDVSIQAPRTEDYPWLATLLTKRVKRIDSGYDLKIHRQILKKVPAQVVLIPRKTE